CGGCCGAGCGGCGCAGTTCCGCCTCCACCGCTTCCATGCTGGTGGGGGTGGTCTCCGAATATTGCTGGAAGCTGATCTTGCGGTAGAGCGCATAACGCTCGTCGCGTGAATATTGCGCCAGGATGGCCCGGCCGGTCGAGCTGGCATGGATCGGCAGCTTGTGGCCGACCTGGGCGAAATAGCGGATCGGCGAATTCGATTCGACCACATGGATGAACAGGGCCGAGGTGCCGGCGGGCGCGCCGATCGCCGTGGTCTCGCCGGTCTCTTCGGCAATTTCGGCAACCAGCGAATAGGCTGCCTCGGGCAGCGGCTCGGCGTCGGCGATGGTCTGGACCAGCGACAGCCAGCGTGGGCTCGGATAATAGCCGCCGCGCGTGCGCGGCTCGTAGAGAAAGCCTTTGTCGGCCAGCGTGCCGAGCAGGTTGAATGCGCTGGAGCGCGGCCAGCCGAGTTCGTCGGCGACCTCCGACAAGGTCGCCGGCCGCCGGCGCTTGGCGAAATATTCGAGAATCTCCAATACGTTCGCCGCCTGCTTTACCAGCATTGTCCGTCCAGGTCCGTTCCCAGCGCCGCCGTCATCGGGTCGTCGTCTTGCCTGCTCATGGCTGTGGCCGCGCGTAGCTGAGAACCCGCTCGGCCGCACGCAGATGTGGCTTGTCGATCATCTTGCCGTCGAGCTTCACTACCCCCACGCTTGGCCCCTTGGCAAATGCCGCGACGATGCGTTCGGCCCAGGCGAGTTCGGAGGCTCCCGGCGTGAAGGCCGCATGAACCGCGTCGATATGTTTGG
This portion of the Phreatobacter stygius genome encodes:
- a CDS encoding IclR family transcriptional regulator, whose amino-acid sequence is MLVKQAANVLEILEYFAKRRRPATLSEVADELGWPRSSAFNLLGTLADKGFLYEPRTRGGYYPSPRWLSLVQTIADAEPLPEAAYSLVAEIAEETGETTAIGAPAGTSALFIHVVESNSPIRYFAQVGHKLPIHASSTGRAILAQYSRDERYALYRKISFQQYSETTPTSMEAVEAELRRSAERGWHQSLADFSPDLVGVALPLPIQSRRLSLVVAGPMFRCRDRIPETAAALQRAVRRFSDLLELSEAPAAE